AATTGTGAAAGGTCTGTGAGTTCCCGGGGAAAGGTTTGAAAACCACTTCCATAGGGTCTTCAGCCATGTCCCAGGGCTAGTGCTAATGTCCTGTATTCCAACCCTAGAACTGTAGCTAATGGGCGTCTCCTCTGTGGTCTTCCCTCCGACAGCCTCCACCTCACCACGTTCTGCCTGCAGCACAAGCCCACAGTCATCGCCTGCGTCTGTATCCACCTGGCCTGTAAATGGTCCAACTGGGAGATCCCGGTCTCCACTGACGGGAAACACTGGTGGGAGTATCTGGACCGCACCGTCACGCTCACACTGCTGGACGGTCAGAAACATTTTACTCTTCTTATTTTAGGGACCGTGGAATTCCACCCTCGTAGGGGGATATAAGCCAGGAAGGTTGAAATTGGGAACACTTGATTGAAGGTGTTGAACCCAAGACCTTCGGGGTTCTATAGTGGAATTCCACCCTCTGTTTAGTATTTCTTGTTTACTCAGACTGCACAGAAACGCAGGGGGATATAATGTGATGAAGGCGGATGCAGGGATTGAACCTTCAGGGTTCTAATAGTTGTCTTTGTGTCTGACGTAGAGCCGACCCGTCACTTCCTTCAGGGTTCTAATAGTTGTCTTTGTGTCTGACGTAGAGCCGACCCGTCACTTCCTTCAGGGTTCTAATAGTTGTCTTTGTGTCTGACGTAGAGCCGACCCGTCACTTCCTTCAGGGTTCTAATAGTTGTCTTTGTGTCTGACGTAGAGCCGACCCGTCACTTCCTTCAGGGTTCTAATAGTTGTCTTTGTGTCTGACGTAGAGCCGACCCGTCACTTCCTTCAGGGTTCTAATAGTTGTCTTTGTGTCTGACGTAGAGCCGACCCGTCACTTCCTTCAGGGTTCTAATAGTTGTCTTTGTGTCTGACGTAGAGCCGACCCGTCACTTCCTTCAGGGTTCTAATAGTTGTCTTTGTGTCTGACGTAGAGCCGACCCGTCACTTCCTTCAGGGTTCTAATAGTTGTCTTTGTGTCTGACGTAGAGCTGACCAATGAATTCCTGCAGATTCTGGAGAAGACGCCCAGCAGGCTGAAAAGGATACGTAACTGGAGGGTAGGTTCTGCTCTCACAACTGGTGTAAGTGTTCCAGCATTTAGCCCTAGTAGCTACTACTTCACTGTTTCATCAGATTGGTTTTCTGAATATTGACTGACATTTGGGGTGGAATTGTTTGGTGTTGCCCTTTTTTAACTGAATTTCACCACATCGCTTTTCCAGGCCACGCAAGCTGCCAAGAAGCCCAAGATGGACAGCCAAACGGGCGACACCTCCTTCCAAGGGACCTCCTCATTGGACGGCATCACCGGTGTGGCCGGCAGCAACTCATTCTTCTCTTCGTCTCTGTCAGACTCTGGGGAGATGGCTTCGCTAGATGACATGTCTATCCCGTTCCCTCCCTACCAGGCCCTGGCTGGGGACCACGCTGAGCTGCTGGGGCTGGACCAGGGCCTTGCCTTTCTTCCTCAAGCCATCCCTTCAAAGTACCCATCAGGCAAACACGAACACAAAACGGCCAGTGCAGGCAAGCATCCACAGGCCCTGCCCAATAACCCCTCGCCCTTCACCCGCCCCCCACAGAAACTCTCCCTGGATAAGTACAGAGAGAAACAGGCAGCAGACCTGCAGAACGGTGTTCGAGAGGAGCAGAGCGGTGTGGACATGTACCAGTCCCCCGCCCTCCCTCACCACCAGTCCCATAAAAGACGCTCCCAGCCTGGGCAGGGTGTCCCCCAGCATGGGGACAGCAGGAGGGACAAGGCCAGCTCTAAAAAGACACGAGGTCTCCCACCACAGGCCTCGGCGGTTGAGAACGGCGTTGCGGCCAGCAACGAGGAGCTAAAGATGAGAATCAAAGTATCAGCTGAGAGGGACCAGGGCGGCCATGTTGGTGTCCCACAGGGCAAAGAGAAGTACAAAGACCACTCTGGCCCCAGCAGACACCCCAAGCACGGCCACTCGCACCCCTATTCCCTCAGCGGGAACGGGCGAGGGGCCATCGACCCCGCCCTGGCACTCAGAGTCCTCGGGGGCCATGGTAGCGACCTGGGGGGCTCCAGTTCCTCCTCCAGGAAACGGGCCAACCCTGACGTCAGTAgtcacaacaaccaccaccactcTGCTAAGAGCAGCAGGAGTTCCAAAGGTGCCGGAGGCTCCTCCCACTACTCTTCAGACGGTGGTGGCGGCCCGAGGACTTTGGAGAGACACCACGGTGGCCCGGAGGGGTCAAATGGAGTGCTGGGGTCTAACGGCCAACACACCGACTACAAAGACACTTTTGACATGCTGGACTCTCTGTTAAGTGCCCAGGGAATGAACCTGTAAATTCAGACAGAGTTAGTTGTTTAGCCTGGGTGCAGGCGGTTTGGCTCTCTTGCCAACTCTGTCCAAACATGTTTGGCTTGACATTTGAGTTGGCAAGACTGGACAAACAGATCTGGATAGTAGGCTAGGCAGGAGTTGTTGGATAGAGAGAAAATAATTCTGAAAAAAGGTTTTTATGATTTAAAAACAAGTAAAAAATGATTTTATAACTTTGAAGTTATGTGAAAGTAACTTcatcacccagtcagtcagt
The window above is part of the Salvelinus namaycush isolate Seneca chromosome 7, SaNama_1.0, whole genome shotgun sequence genome. Proteins encoded here:
- the LOC120051519 gene encoding cyclin-T2-like isoform X3, coding for MATNSLHLTTFCLQHKPTVIACVCIHLACKWSNWEIPVSTDGKHWWEYLDRTVTLTLLDELTNEFLQILEKTPSRLKRIRNWRVGSALTTGATQAAKKPKMDSQTGDTSFQGTSSLDGITGVAGSNSFFSSSLSDSGEMASLDDMSIPFPPYQALAGDHAELLGLDQGLAFLPQAIPSKYPSGKHEHKTASAGKHPQALPNNPSPFTRPPQKLSLDKYREKQAADLQNGVREEQSGVDMYQSPALPHHQSHKRRSQPGQGVPQHGDSRRDKASSKKTRGLPPQASAVENGVAASNEELKMRIKVSAERDQGGHVGVPQGKEKYKDHSGPSRHPKHGHSHPYSLSGNGRGAIDPALALRVLGGHGSDLGGSSSSSRKRANPDVSSHNNHHHSAKSSRSSKGAGGSSHYSSDGGGGPRTLERHHGGPEGSNGVLGSNGQHTDYKDTFDMLDSLLSAQGMNL
- the LOC120051519 gene encoding cyclin-T2-like isoform X2; this encodes MAVHRGPSSKWLFSREQLETTPSRRSGVESDRELSYRQQAANLIQDMGQRLNVSQLIINTAIVYMHRFYMIHSFTKFHRNIISQTTLFLAAKVEEQPRKLEHVIKVAHACVNPQDAPLDTKSNAYHQQAQELVILETIVLQTLGFEITIEHPHTDVVRCSQLVRASKDLAQTSYFMATNSLHLTTFCLQHKPTVIACVCIHLACKWSNWEIPVSTDGKHWWEYLDRTVTLTLLDELTNEFLQILEKTPSRLKRIRNWRATQAAKKPKMDSQTGDTSFQGTSSLDGITGVAGSNSFFSSSLSDSGEMASLDDMSIPFPPYQALAGDHAELLGLDQGLAFLPQAIPSKYPSGKHEHKTASAGKHPQALPNNPSPFTRPPQKLSLDKYREKQAADLQNGVREEQSGVDMYQSPALPHHQSHKRRSQPGQGVPQHGDSRRDKASSKKTRGLPPQASAVENGVAASNEELKMRIKVSAERDQGGHVGVPQGKEKYKDHSGPSRHPKHGHSHPYSLSGNGRGAIDPALALRVLGGHGSDLGGSSSSSRKRANPDVSSHNNHHHSAKSSRSSKGAGGSSHYSSDGGGGPRTLERHHGGPEGSNGVLGSNGQHTDYKDTFDMLDSLLSAQGMNL
- the LOC120051519 gene encoding cyclin-T2-like isoform X1, with protein sequence MAVHRGPSSKWLFSREQLETTPSRRSGVESDRELSYRQQAANLIQDMGQRLNVSQLIINTAIVYMHRFYMIHSFTKFHRNIISQTTLFLAAKVEEQPRKLEHVIKVAHACVNPQDAPLDTKSNAYHQQAQELVILETIVLQTLGFEITIEHPHTDVVRCSQLVRASKDLAQTSYFMATNSLHLTTFCLQHKPTVIACVCIHLACKWSNWEIPVSTDGKHWWEYLDRTVTLTLLDELTNEFLQILEKTPSRLKRIRNWRVGSALTTGATQAAKKPKMDSQTGDTSFQGTSSLDGITGVAGSNSFFSSSLSDSGEMASLDDMSIPFPPYQALAGDHAELLGLDQGLAFLPQAIPSKYPSGKHEHKTASAGKHPQALPNNPSPFTRPPQKLSLDKYREKQAADLQNGVREEQSGVDMYQSPALPHHQSHKRRSQPGQGVPQHGDSRRDKASSKKTRGLPPQASAVENGVAASNEELKMRIKVSAERDQGGHVGVPQGKEKYKDHSGPSRHPKHGHSHPYSLSGNGRGAIDPALALRVLGGHGSDLGGSSSSSRKRANPDVSSHNNHHHSAKSSRSSKGAGGSSHYSSDGGGGPRTLERHHGGPEGSNGVLGSNGQHTDYKDTFDMLDSLLSAQGMNL